Proteins from a single region of Microbacterium sp. zg-Y818:
- a CDS encoding ATP-binding protein yields MDSTRLALLALLAGMLVGVSIALLIALALRARDRAVAQESSHLPDGLHAVLEGMEDPAAVVDASATVVAASGAAELFGMQEGAVLPSQALRALVRVARASERPATETLRLERDADLARTRLVAARAYPVTPRLVLLVVRDITERERVEEMRRDFVTNTSHELKTPVGAIMLLSEAIESAADDPEQVRTFAGRLHAEAQRLSRLTGRIMNLSRLQAADDLSEVRDVSIDQIVASAVEAHETQADAAGVELVRGGDRGLYVRGDAQILGEAVGNLIANAIAYSSAGSRVGVGVKGTDRVVEIAVTDRGTGIAESEQQRVFERFYRADAARSRQTGGTGLGLAIVKHAAHRHGGDVRLWSQPGQGSTFTIRLPRAEAPDADARRGEQRPGKKKSRSKPSRTTAAVPNGEPR; encoded by the coding sequence ATGGATTCGACGCGGCTGGCGCTGCTCGCCCTGCTGGCCGGCATGCTCGTGGGGGTATCGATCGCACTGCTGATCGCGCTCGCGCTGCGCGCACGCGACCGAGCGGTCGCGCAGGAATCGTCGCACCTGCCCGACGGCCTGCACGCTGTGCTGGAGGGCATGGAGGATCCCGCGGCGGTCGTCGACGCCTCCGCGACCGTGGTCGCGGCATCGGGCGCCGCGGAGCTGTTCGGCATGCAGGAAGGCGCGGTGCTGCCCAGTCAGGCGCTGCGGGCCCTCGTCCGCGTCGCCCGCGCCAGTGAGCGCCCCGCCACCGAGACCCTGCGGCTGGAGCGCGACGCCGACCTCGCGCGGACGCGGCTGGTGGCCGCACGCGCGTACCCCGTGACGCCGCGGCTCGTGCTGCTGGTGGTGCGCGACATCACCGAACGCGAGCGCGTGGAGGAGATGCGGCGGGACTTCGTGACCAACACCAGCCACGAGCTGAAGACCCCCGTGGGCGCCATCATGCTGCTGTCCGAGGCGATCGAATCGGCCGCCGACGATCCCGAGCAGGTGCGCACCTTCGCCGGCCGCCTGCACGCGGAGGCGCAGCGCCTCAGCCGGTTGACCGGCAGGATCATGAACCTCTCCCGCCTGCAGGCCGCCGATGATCTGTCCGAGGTGCGTGACGTCTCGATCGACCAAATCGTCGCGTCGGCGGTCGAGGCCCACGAGACGCAGGCGGATGCCGCGGGCGTCGAACTCGTGCGCGGCGGGGACCGCGGCCTCTACGTGCGGGGTGACGCCCAGATCCTCGGCGAGGCGGTCGGAAACCTCATCGCCAACGCCATCGCCTACTCCTCGGCGGGGTCGCGTGTGGGCGTCGGCGTCAAGGGCACGGACCGCGTTGTGGAGATCGCGGTCACCGACCGGGGCACCGGCATCGCCGAGAGCGAGCAGCAGCGCGTCTTCGAGCGGTTCTACCGCGCCGACGCGGCGCGCTCCCGCCAGACCGGCGGCACCGGACTGGGCCTGGCCATCGTCAAGCACGCGGCGCACCGCCACGGCGGCGACGTGCGACTGTGGTCGCAGCCCGGACAGGGATCGACCTTCACGATCCGGCTGCCGCGCGCTGAGGCGCCGGATGCCGACGCACGGCGCGGCGAACAGCGCCCCGGCAAGAAGAAATCCCGCAGCAAGCCCAGCCGCACCACCGCGGCGGTTCCGAACGGAGAGCCCCGATGA
- the phoU gene encoding phosphate signaling complex protein PhoU, translating into MREVFHQSLEDVQGRLVEIAELVTVAIEKATRAFGTSDVALAEEVIEADQVIDDKAIELDELAIQILARQQPVARDLRIVVAALRVSASLERMGDIAEHIAQLTRMRFPERAIPRGLKNTFTKMGELDVQVARLLTELLRTEDLSLVEQIRIAEDKLDDLHISVFEKVLGDNWQGEAAATVDATLASRYHERFADHAESVAKKVLYLATGDWAADPEMLLRAQQNV; encoded by the coding sequence ATGCGCGAAGTGTTCCACCAGTCCCTTGAGGACGTGCAGGGACGTCTGGTTGAGATCGCCGAGCTCGTCACGGTCGCGATCGAGAAGGCCACCCGCGCCTTCGGGACGAGCGACGTGGCACTGGCCGAAGAGGTCATCGAGGCCGACCAGGTCATCGACGACAAGGCGATCGAACTCGACGAGCTCGCCATCCAGATCCTCGCCCGTCAGCAGCCTGTGGCACGCGACCTGCGCATCGTGGTTGCTGCGCTGCGCGTGTCGGCCTCGCTCGAGCGCATGGGTGACATCGCCGAGCACATCGCTCAGCTCACCCGCATGCGCTTTCCTGAGCGCGCGATCCCGCGTGGCCTCAAGAACACGTTCACCAAGATGGGCGAGCTCGACGTGCAGGTGGCGCGCCTGCTGACCGAGTTGCTGCGTACCGAGGACCTGTCGCTGGTCGAGCAGATCCGCATCGCCGAGGACAAGCTCGATGACCTGCACATCTCGGTCTTCGAGAAGGTGCTCGGCGACAACTGGCAGGGCGAGGCTGCGGCGACGGTGGATGCCACGCTCGCGAGCCGCTACCACGAGCGTTTCGCCGACCACGCCGAGTCGGTGGCCAAGAAGGTGCTCTACCTCGCCACCGGCGACTGGGCGGCCGACCCCGAGATGCTGCTGCGCGCCCAGCAGAACGTCTGA
- a CDS encoding phosphoglyceromutase encodes MSESHTLILLRHGQSEWNELNLFTGWVDVRLTEQGKAEAERGGRLMAEADVLPDVLHTSVLSRAIQTANIALDSADRLWIPVKRSWRLNERHYGALQGKDKAQTLAEFGQEQFMLWRRSFDVPPPPLAADDEYSQVGDPRYVGIDGEIPATESLKLVIDRMMPYWQNDIIPDLQAGKTVLVTAHGNSLRGLVKHLEGISDDDIAQLNIPTGIPLVYRLGADMMPLEPGRYLDPEAAAAGAAAVAAQGKK; translated from the coding sequence ATGAGTGAGTCGCACACACTGATCCTCCTTCGCCACGGCCAGAGCGAGTGGAACGAGCTGAACCTCTTCACCGGCTGGGTCGATGTCCGCCTGACCGAGCAGGGAAAGGCCGAGGCCGAGCGCGGCGGCCGGCTGATGGCCGAGGCAGACGTGCTGCCCGACGTCCTGCACACCTCTGTGCTCAGCCGCGCGATCCAGACCGCGAACATCGCGCTCGATTCCGCCGACCGGCTGTGGATTCCGGTGAAGCGGTCGTGGCGCCTGAACGAGCGTCACTACGGCGCGCTGCAGGGCAAGGACAAGGCGCAGACGCTGGCAGAGTTCGGCCAGGAGCAGTTCATGCTCTGGCGCCGTTCGTTCGACGTGCCGCCGCCGCCCCTGGCCGCCGACGACGAGTACAGCCAGGTCGGCGACCCGCGCTACGTCGGCATCGACGGCGAGATTCCCGCCACCGAGTCGCTGAAGCTCGTGATCGACCGCATGATGCCGTACTGGCAGAACGACATCATCCCCGACCTGCAGGCCGGCAAGACGGTGCTCGTCACCGCCCACGGCAACTCGCTGCGGGGTCTCGTGAAGCACCTCGAAGGCATCAGCGACGACGACATCGCGCAGCTGAACATCCCCACCGGCATTCCGCTCGTCTACCGCCTCGGTGCAGACATGATGCCGCTGGAGCCCGGACGTTACCTCGACCCCGAGGCCGCCGCTGCGGGAGCTGCCGCCGTGGCCGCGCAGGGCAAGAAGTAA
- a CDS encoding class I SAM-dependent methyltransferase yields the protein MTPSPIGQITRGTTNTNRLRRVDRWIARHPALRAAPADPLVIDLGYGASGVTALELEARLRTARPDVEVLGLEIDPARVARANAQLAEVRQGATSFSPDARVSFARGGFEVPAPRAPSVVRAFNVLRQYDEEDVSAAWRRMSARLTPGGILVEGTCDEIGRVSTWVEVGADAAPRSLSLSLRLSALQSPSIAAERLPKALIHRNVPGERVYDFVRALDGQWHQAAVVSPFGPVHRWRTAMQGMVDAGWPLSAPARWRLGEVTVPWSAVAPR from the coding sequence ATGACGCCCTCCCCGATAGGGCAGATCACGCGCGGCACGACGAACACCAATCGGCTGCGTCGTGTCGACCGCTGGATCGCCCGTCACCCTGCGCTGCGCGCAGCCCCCGCCGACCCCCTCGTGATCGACCTCGGATACGGAGCGAGCGGCGTGACGGCGCTCGAGCTCGAGGCGCGGCTGCGCACCGCTCGGCCCGACGTCGAGGTGCTGGGACTCGAGATCGACCCGGCGCGCGTCGCGAGGGCGAACGCCCAGCTCGCCGAGGTGCGTCAGGGCGCCACCTCCTTCTCCCCCGACGCCCGGGTGTCGTTCGCCCGCGGCGGCTTCGAGGTGCCGGCGCCGCGGGCCCCCTCGGTCGTGCGGGCGTTCAACGTGCTGCGCCAGTACGACGAAGAAGACGTCTCCGCCGCGTGGCGGCGGATGTCGGCGCGACTGACCCCCGGCGGCATCCTCGTCGAAGGCACCTGCGACGAGATCGGCCGGGTCTCGACGTGGGTCGAGGTCGGGGCGGATGCCGCGCCGCGCTCACTCAGTCTGTCGCTGCGGCTGAGCGCGCTGCAGTCGCCCTCGATCGCGGCCGAGCGCCTGCCGAAGGCGCTCATCCACCGCAACGTCCCGGGCGAGCGTGTCTACGACTTCGTGCGCGCCCTCGACGGACAGTGGCATCAAGCCGCGGTCGTCTCGCCGTTCGGCCCCGTGCACCGGTGGCGCACCGCGATGCAGGGCATGGTCGATGCCGGCTGGCCACTGAGCGCGCCCGCGCGGTGGCGGCTGGGCGAGGTCACGGTGCCCTGGAGCGCGGTCGCGCCCCGCTGA
- a CDS encoding glycine cleavage T C-terminal barrel domain-containing protein, with protein MTDPFLSVPAAVVDDGRLLHLGTPATEQRALAAGNALAPLGDRAVLAVTGEDRLSWLDSLSSQALTGLAAGDSTELLILDPQGHVEHAASVIDDGETTWLIVDRADAAGLLAWLTRMRFRLRVAPRDASDEVAVVGGTAAAVEREVPDAVAVWSDPWPGVAAGGWGYAPADPHPGAERDWSEAVVPRAVLDRLAEAAKDGRLALAGTLAADALRIAAWRPRASNEAGERTLPHEADWMRTAVHLDKGCYRGQETVAKVHNLGHPPRRLVALQLDGSDALLPEVGAAVRRDGDAVGEVTSVARHFEEGPIALAFVKRSVPVDATLTVDTDGGAVAAAQETIVPPDAGATASIPRLPRLSRRR; from the coding sequence ATGACCGACCCATTCCTCTCGGTGCCTGCCGCCGTCGTCGACGACGGCCGGCTGCTGCACCTCGGCACCCCCGCCACCGAACAGCGCGCACTCGCCGCCGGCAACGCCCTCGCACCGCTGGGCGACCGCGCCGTGCTGGCCGTCACCGGCGAGGACCGCCTGTCGTGGCTCGATTCGCTGTCGTCCCAGGCGCTCACGGGCCTCGCCGCCGGCGACAGCACCGAGCTGCTCATCCTCGACCCGCAAGGTCACGTCGAACACGCGGCATCCGTCATCGACGACGGCGAGACCACCTGGCTCATCGTCGACCGCGCCGATGCGGCGGGCCTGCTGGCCTGGCTCACCCGCATGCGCTTCCGGCTGCGGGTCGCCCCGCGCGACGCGTCGGACGAGGTCGCCGTCGTCGGCGGCACGGCCGCCGCGGTCGAGCGCGAGGTTCCCGACGCCGTCGCGGTGTGGTCGGATCCCTGGCCCGGCGTCGCCGCCGGAGGCTGGGGATACGCGCCGGCCGATCCGCACCCCGGCGCTGAACGCGACTGGAGCGAGGCCGTCGTGCCGCGCGCGGTGCTCGATCGCCTGGCCGAGGCGGCGAAGGACGGTCGACTGGCCCTCGCCGGCACCCTGGCCGCCGACGCCCTGCGCATCGCCGCATGGCGGCCGCGCGCGTCGAACGAGGCGGGGGAGCGTACGTTGCCGCACGAGGCGGACTGGATGCGCACCGCCGTGCATCTCGACAAGGGCTGCTACCGCGGGCAGGAGACCGTCGCCAAGGTGCACAACCTGGGACACCCGCCCCGGCGCCTGGTCGCCCTGCAGCTCGACGGCAGCGACGCCCTGCTGCCCGAGGTCGGCGCGGCCGTGCGCCGCGACGGCGACGCCGTCGGCGAGGTCACCTCGGTGGCGCGGCACTTCGAAGAGGGCCCGATCGCGCTGGCGTTCGTGAAACGCTCGGTGCCGGTGGATGCCACGCTGACGGTCGACACCGACGGGGGCGCCGTGGCCGCCGCACAGGAGACCATCGTGCCGCCCGACGCCGGCGCCACCGCTTCGATCCCCCGACTGCCCCGGCTCTCGCGCCGACGCTGA
- a CDS encoding FABP family protein, with product MIELPTDLPADLVPLSWLLGVWEGTGVIDYETADGLRLEGEFSHRVSFSHDGGDYLNYSAQARLLTEPQTPLVAETGFWRLGRPATASDAGPGLLPATAEAPPRTVDDIEAMRTPEGGFAIEVALVHADGVSELYMGQVRGPRIDIATDAVMRSASTKPYAAATRMYGLVDNHLLWAWDIAALGSPLASHASARLARVQ from the coding sequence GTGATCGAGCTGCCGACCGACCTTCCCGCGGATCTCGTACCGCTGTCGTGGCTGCTCGGCGTCTGGGAGGGCACCGGGGTCATCGACTACGAGACGGCAGACGGACTGCGCCTCGAGGGTGAGTTCTCGCACCGGGTGAGCTTCAGCCACGACGGCGGCGACTACCTCAACTACTCCGCGCAGGCACGGCTGCTCACCGAGCCGCAGACGCCGCTGGTCGCCGAGACCGGCTTTTGGCGTCTGGGTCGTCCCGCCACCGCGTCCGACGCGGGGCCCGGACTGCTCCCGGCCACGGCAGAGGCGCCGCCGCGCACTGTCGACGACATCGAAGCGATGCGCACCCCAGAGGGCGGTTTCGCCATCGAGGTCGCCCTCGTGCATGCCGACGGCGTCAGCGAGTTGTACATGGGCCAGGTGCGCGGCCCCCGCATCGACATCGCGACGGATGCCGTGATGCGCTCGGCATCCACCAAGCCCTACGCCGCCGCGACCCGCATGTACGGCCTCGTCGACAACCACCTGCTGTGGGCGTGGGACATCGCCGCCCTCGGCTCGCCGCTGGCCTCGCACGCGTCGGCCCGCCTGGCGCGGGTGCAGTGA
- a CDS encoding response regulator transcription factor produces the protein MAQLLVLSSAPGGTPPLPALELLSHRVRQIPAEPAQLVNAPSADVIFIDARFDLVGAKSLCKILTTTGLDAPLVLIVTEGGLTAVSTDWGIDDVILVSAGPAEVDARVRLAVGRQSAEQVSTRIQTSGITIDESSYSAKVHGKPLDLTYKEFQLLHFFATHPSRVFTREQLLSEVWGYDYFGGTRTVDVHVRRLRAKLGDLEQLIGTVRNVGYRFNVYDDDDQVPAPRERSQA, from the coding sequence TTGGCCCAGCTTCTCGTGCTCAGCTCCGCGCCCGGCGGCACCCCGCCGCTGCCCGCGCTCGAACTTCTGAGCCACCGCGTCCGCCAGATTCCCGCCGAGCCCGCGCAGCTGGTGAACGCCCCCAGCGCCGACGTCATCTTCATAGACGCCCGCTTCGACCTCGTGGGCGCGAAATCGCTGTGCAAGATACTGACCACCACGGGCCTCGACGCTCCGCTCGTGCTCATCGTGACCGAGGGCGGGCTCACGGCGGTCTCCACAGACTGGGGCATCGACGATGTCATCCTCGTCTCGGCCGGTCCCGCCGAGGTCGACGCGCGGGTGCGCCTCGCGGTCGGCCGCCAGTCGGCCGAGCAGGTCTCCACGCGCATCCAGACCTCCGGCATCACGATCGACGAGTCCTCGTACTCCGCGAAGGTCCACGGCAAGCCGCTGGACCTCACCTACAAGGAGTTCCAGCTGCTGCACTTCTTCGCCACGCATCCCTCGCGGGTGTTCACGCGCGAGCAGCTGCTGAGCGAGGTGTGGGGCTACGACTACTTCGGCGGCACCCGCACCGTCGACGTGCACGTGCGGCGCCTGCGTGCCAAGCTCGGCGACCTCGAGCAGCTCATCGGCACGGTGCGCAACGTGGGGTACCGCTTCAACGTCTACGACGACGACGACCAGGTCCCCGCGCCCCGCGAACGATCGCAGGCCTGA
- a CDS encoding RNA degradosome polyphosphate kinase, with protein MIHSEALDSGLGDADDDDFDQAVETYDSRLPENRYLDRELSWLAFNRRVLELAEDPSLPVLERANFLAIFASNLDEFFMVRVAGLKRRIVTGLAVPTNVGRSPQDVLGDISAEAHALQLRHADAWTTLVRPALSEVGIDIVTWHDLSDEERTLLYEYFQGQVFPVLMPLAVDPAHPFPYISGLSLNLAIRIRNARTGRQEFARLKVPPMLPRFVPVRSDGETVRYIPLEDLIAHNLKDLFPGMEILDQHAFRLTRNEDVVIEEDETENLIQALEAELLRRRFGPPIRLEVGDDMDELTLDLLINELDITQQEVYRLPGPLDLRGLFDLARIDRPELHYPPHVPTTAPAFQPVEQNGRTDLFAAIRKGDVLVHHPYESFTTSVQAFLEQAAKDPHVLAIKQTLYRTSGDSPIVKALIDAAEAGKQVLVLVEVKARFDEAANIVWARKLEKAGVHVVYGLVGLKTHCKLLHVIRQEDGALRSYSHIGTGNYNPKTSRLYEDFGLFTIDEQVGRDLTRLFNELSGYAIEKKFKRLLVAPLHLRKGLLRLIDAERRNALDGKPASIRIKVNSMVDEQIIDALYRASQAGVKVDVWVRGICSLKAGLDGVSENITVRSILGRYLEHSRIFAFEGGGDPQVYIGSADMMHRNLDRRVEALVRVTQPAHVKELVDLFDLAMSDRTSSWHLGPEGEWTRHHLDAKGKPLADLQDQTMAAIQRRRRVRAVR; from the coding sequence ATGATCCACTCCGAAGCACTCGACAGCGGCCTGGGCGACGCCGACGACGACGACTTCGACCAGGCCGTCGAGACGTACGATTCGCGCCTGCCCGAGAACCGGTACCTCGACCGCGAGCTCAGCTGGCTCGCGTTCAACCGGCGCGTGCTCGAGCTCGCGGAGGACCCGTCACTGCCGGTCCTCGAACGGGCGAACTTCCTCGCCATCTTCGCCAGCAACCTCGACGAGTTCTTCATGGTGCGGGTGGCGGGCCTCAAGCGCCGCATCGTCACAGGGCTGGCCGTGCCCACGAACGTCGGCCGCTCCCCGCAGGACGTGCTCGGCGACATCTCCGCCGAGGCGCACGCGCTGCAGCTGCGTCACGCTGACGCGTGGACGACGCTCGTGCGTCCGGCGCTGTCCGAGGTCGGCATCGACATCGTGACGTGGCACGACCTCAGCGATGAAGAGCGGACGCTTCTGTACGAGTACTTCCAGGGGCAGGTCTTCCCCGTGCTCATGCCGCTGGCCGTTGACCCGGCCCACCCCTTCCCGTACATCTCCGGACTGTCGCTGAACCTCGCCATCCGCATCCGCAACGCCCGCACGGGTCGCCAGGAGTTCGCGCGCCTGAAGGTGCCGCCCATGCTCCCCCGGTTCGTGCCGGTGCGCAGCGACGGCGAGACCGTGCGGTACATCCCGCTCGAAGACCTCATCGCCCACAACCTCAAGGATCTCTTCCCCGGAATGGAGATCCTCGACCAGCACGCCTTCCGCCTCACCCGCAATGAAGACGTGGTCATCGAGGAGGACGAGACCGAGAACCTCATCCAGGCGCTGGAGGCCGAGCTGCTGCGGCGCCGCTTCGGTCCGCCCATCCGCCTCGAAGTCGGCGACGACATGGACGAGCTGACGCTGGACCTGCTCATCAACGAGCTCGACATCACCCAGCAGGAGGTCTATCGGCTCCCCGGTCCGCTCGACCTGCGCGGACTGTTCGACCTCGCCCGCATCGACCGGCCCGAGCTGCACTACCCGCCCCACGTGCCCACCACCGCACCGGCTTTCCAGCCGGTGGAGCAGAACGGCCGGACCGACCTGTTCGCCGCGATCCGCAAGGGCGACGTGCTGGTGCACCACCCGTACGAGTCGTTCACCACGAGCGTGCAGGCCTTCCTCGAGCAGGCGGCCAAGGACCCGCACGTGCTCGCCATCAAGCAGACCCTGTACCGCACATCGGGCGACAGCCCGATCGTCAAGGCCCTCATCGATGCGGCCGAGGCGGGCAAGCAGGTGCTGGTGCTCGTTGAGGTCAAGGCGCGCTTCGACGAGGCCGCCAACATCGTCTGGGCCCGCAAGCTCGAGAAGGCCGGCGTGCACGTCGTCTACGGCCTCGTGGGGCTGAAGACCCACTGCAAGCTGCTGCACGTGATCCGCCAGGAAGACGGCGCGCTGCGCAGCTACAGCCACATCGGCACGGGCAACTACAACCCCAAGACCAGCCGCCTCTACGAGGACTTCGGCCTGTTCACGATCGACGAGCAGGTCGGCCGTGACCTCACCCGCCTGTTCAACGAACTCAGCGGCTACGCGATCGAGAAGAAGTTCAAGCGCCTGCTGGTGGCCCCGCTGCACCTGCGCAAAGGGCTGCTGCGGCTCATCGACGCCGAGCGGCGCAACGCCCTCGACGGCAAGCCCGCGTCCATCCGCATCAAGGTCAACTCGATGGTCGACGAGCAGATCATCGACGCGCTCTACCGCGCGAGCCAGGCCGGCGTGAAGGTCGACGTGTGGGTGCGCGGCATCTGCTCCCTCAAGGCGGGGCTCGACGGTGTCAGCGAGAACATCACCGTGCGCAGCATCCTCGGTCGCTACCTCGAGCACTCCCGCATCTTCGCCTTCGAGGGCGGCGGCGACCCGCAGGTGTACATCGGCAGCGCCGACATGATGCACCGCAACCTCGACCGGCGCGTCGAGGCGCTGGTGCGAGTCACCCAGCCCGCGCACGTCAAGGAGCTCGTCGACCTGTTCGACCTCGCGATGAGCGACCGCACCAGTTCGTGGCACCTCGGCCCCGAGGGCGAATGGACCCGGCACCACCTCGACGCGAAGGGCAAGCCCCTGGCCGACCTGCAGGACCAGACCATGGCGGCGATCCAGCGACGTCGGCGCGTGCGGGCGGTGCGATGA
- a CDS encoding NUDIX hydrolase, translating into MTDLAVYAAGGVVWRVVDGKLRVLLIHRTRYRDITLPKGKVDPGETLAETAVREIHEETGIRVSLGVALGVSRYRLPSKKQKIVHYWSAQATEAAIRASTFVPNKEIAALEWVSLKKARARLSYPVDIEILDGFAQFVDDGVLETFPLIVLRHAKAVPREDWKKADAKRPLSPKGVRQAAALVGPLSSFGVRRIVTSPAERCTATVAPLAAALERRVETTPLISQDAWEDGRSDARAVVGERVRARKAAVLCSHGPVLPEILTEIALATGTMRGSYLGSASALEVGAFSVVHLSATNPGSGIVAIETHVPNPSR; encoded by the coding sequence ATGACCGACCTCGCCGTCTACGCCGCGGGCGGCGTCGTGTGGCGCGTCGTGGACGGCAAGCTGCGCGTGCTGCTGATCCACCGCACCCGCTACCGCGACATCACGCTCCCCAAGGGCAAGGTCGATCCCGGCGAGACGCTGGCCGAGACAGCGGTGCGCGAGATCCATGAGGAGACCGGCATCCGAGTCTCCCTCGGCGTCGCACTGGGGGTGTCGCGGTACCGGCTGCCGAGCAAGAAGCAGAAGATCGTGCATTACTGGTCGGCGCAGGCGACCGAGGCCGCGATCCGCGCGTCGACGTTCGTGCCGAACAAGGAGATCGCCGCGCTCGAGTGGGTGAGCCTGAAGAAGGCGCGCGCGCGGCTGAGCTACCCGGTCGACATCGAGATCCTCGACGGGTTCGCGCAGTTCGTCGATGACGGGGTGCTGGAGACGTTCCCCCTGATCGTGCTGCGTCACGCCAAGGCGGTGCCGCGGGAGGACTGGAAGAAGGCCGACGCGAAGCGGCCGCTGTCACCCAAGGGCGTGCGGCAGGCCGCGGCGCTGGTGGGCCCGCTGTCGTCGTTCGGGGTGCGGCGCATCGTGACCAGCCCAGCCGAGCGGTGCACGGCGACGGTGGCGCCGCTGGCGGCCGCCCTCGAGCGGCGCGTCGAGACCACCCCCCTGATCAGTCAGGATGCCTGGGAAGACGGCCGCTCCGACGCGCGCGCCGTGGTGGGCGAACGCGTGCGGGCGCGCAAGGCCGCGGTGCTGTGCAGCCACGGTCCGGTGCTGCCCGAGATCCTCACCGAGATCGCGCTGGCGACGGGGACGATGCGGGGTTCGTACCTGGGAAGCGCCTCGGCGCTGGAGGTCGGGGCCTTCTCGGTGGTGCACCTGTCGGCCACGAACCCGGGTTCCGGCATCGTGGCGATCGAGACGCACGTCCCGAACCCCTCCCGCTGA
- the pstS gene encoding phosphate ABC transporter substrate-binding protein PstS — protein sequence MKLPRFAQIGALTAVAALTLTSCAVNERNLGAVSDSDLSGDIAGAGASSQEVAVQAWTAGFQTANPGVEVTYDSAGSGAGRESFQAGAVAFAGSDRAFTTEELEGTFAGCTEGSDILQLPTYISPIAVVFNVAGVDSLDLDATTLAGLFSGKIADWNDPAIAALNPDVTLPDLPVTVVHRADDSGTTENFTDYLYQAAPAEWTWEPDGVWPATGAANEAGQGTSGVISSVTAGNGTIGYADASRASEEGLSTAAIKVGDEFVTYSPEAAAAAVDASEFEENRPDGDLAVALDRTTDAAGVYPIVLISYMIACAEYKNAPAPVVKGFLEYVASPEGQDAAAASAGNAPISDALRDQINDAIDLIVTE from the coding sequence GTGAAGCTCCCCCGTTTCGCCCAGATCGGCGCGCTGACCGCCGTGGCCGCCCTGACCCTCACCAGCTGCGCGGTCAACGAACGCAACCTCGGAGCCGTCAGCGACAGCGATCTGTCCGGCGACATCGCCGGCGCCGGCGCTTCGTCGCAGGAGGTCGCCGTGCAGGCGTGGACCGCGGGCTTCCAGACCGCCAACCCCGGCGTCGAGGTCACCTACGACTCCGCCGGCTCGGGCGCCGGCCGCGAGTCGTTCCAGGCAGGCGCCGTCGCGTTCGCCGGCTCAGACCGCGCCTTCACGACCGAGGAGCTCGAAGGCACCTTCGCCGGCTGCACCGAGGGTTCCGACATCCTGCAGCTGCCGACCTACATCTCCCCCATCGCGGTTGTCTTCAACGTGGCCGGCGTCGACTCCCTCGACCTGGATGCCACCACCCTCGCGGGCCTGTTCTCGGGCAAGATCGCGGACTGGAACGACCCGGCCATCGCCGCGCTCAACCCCGATGTCACGCTTCCCGACCTGCCCGTGACCGTCGTACACCGCGCCGACGACTCCGGCACGACCGAGAACTTCACCGACTACCTCTACCAGGCCGCCCCCGCCGAGTGGACCTGGGAGCCCGACGGCGTCTGGCCCGCCACCGGCGCCGCGAACGAAGCGGGTCAGGGCACCTCGGGCGTCATCTCCTCGGTCACCGCCGGCAACGGCACCATCGGCTACGCCGACGCCTCGCGCGCCAGCGAAGAGGGGCTGTCGACGGCCGCGATCAAGGTCGGGGACGAGTTCGTCACGTACTCCCCCGAGGCCGCCGCGGCCGCCGTCGACGCCTCGGAGTTCGAGGAGAACCGCCCCGACGGTGACCTCGCCGTCGCGCTTGACCGTACGACGGATGCCGCCGGGGTCTACCCCATCGTGCTGATCAGCTACATGATCGCGTGCGCGGAGTACAAGAACGCCCCCGCCCCCGTCGTCAAGGGCTTCCTCGAGTACGTTGCGAGCCCCGAGGGACAGGATGCCGCTGCGGCCAGCGCCGGCAACGCGCCCATCTCCGACGCGCTGCGCGACCAGATCAACGACGCCATCGACCTCATCGTCACCGAGTGA